The Mastomys coucha isolate ucsf_1 unplaced genomic scaffold, UCSF_Mcou_1 pScaffold4, whole genome shotgun sequence genome has a segment encoding these proteins:
- the Nedd1 gene encoding protein NEDD1 isoform X2, which translates to MQENLRFASSGDDVKIWDASFLTLVDKFSPHTSPHGISSICWSSNNNFLVTASSSGDKIVVSSCKCKPVPLLELAEGQKQTCVDLNSTSMYLASGGLNNTVNIWDLKSKRLHRSLKDHKREVTCVAYNWNDCYIASGSLSGEIILHSVTTNTSSTPFGHGSKQPVRHLKYSLFRKSLLGSVSDSGVVTLWDVNSQSSYHNFDSTHKAPASGICFSPVNELLFVTIGLDKRIILYDTSSKKLVKTLVANTPLTAVDFMPDGATLAIGSSRGNIYQYDLRMLKSPVNTISAHRTSVQCIAFQCSTSLSKASLNKGSSNKATAVNKRSVPVSSGSGAAQNSGIVREAPSPSIATVLPQPVTTALGRGAGAAQDEAGLTRSKNTDILSKETDAGKSQDFSGFDDTGKSSLGDMFSPIRDDAVVNKGGDESVGKGDGLDFLSQLNSVFPWKNAGASSTLVLHSSPLNVLMGSPGKEENESHELSAETKRAYLGKQEPKDSLKQFTKLISSGAEPGILNTCPSSNQSRNLEKFEKPEKDIEAQLIHEPSVNGSSPTVPKAASSVTAGVASSLSEKIVDTLGNSRPSAPLTSVQIRFIQNMIQETLDDFREACHRDIVNLQVEMIKQFHIQLNEVHSLLERYSVNEGLVAEIERLREENKRLRAHF; encoded by the exons ATGCAGGAAAACCTCAGATTTGCTTCATCAGGAGATGACGTTAAAATATGGGATGCCTCATTTCTGACATTGGTGGATAAATTCAGCCCTCACACATCACCGCATGGAATCAGTTCAATCTGTTGGAGCAGCAAta ATAACTTCCTAGTGACAGCTTCTTCCAGTGGTGACAAAATAGTGGTGTCAAGTTGCAAATGTAAACCTGTTCCACTGTTGGAGCTTGCGGAAGGG cAAAAGCAGACATGTGTCGATTTAAATTCTACGTCAATGTATTTGGCAAGTGGAGGCCTAAATAACACTGTTAATATTTGGGATTTAAAGTCAAAACGACTACATCGGTCTCTTAAG GATCATAAACGTGAAGTAACTTGTGTGGCATACAATTGGAATGACTGTTACATTGCTTCTGGGTCTCTCAGTGGTGAGATTATCTTACACAGTGTAACCACTAATACATCAAGCACGCCTTTTGGCCATGGGAGTAAGCAG CCTGTCCGGCACCTGAAGTACTCCTTGTTTAGAAAGTCTCTCTTGGGCAGCGTTTCCGATAGTGGAGTAGTGACTCTCTGGGATGTGAACAGTCAGAGTTCATACCACAACTTTGACAGTACACACAAGGCTCCAGCTTCAGGCATCTGCTTCTCTCCTGTCAATGAACTGCTGTTTGTAACCATAGGCCTGGATAAAAGAATCATCCTCTATGACACTTCAAGTAAGAA GCTAGTGAAAACCTTAGTGGCCAACACTCCTCTGACTGCAGTAGATTTTATGCCGGATGGAGCCACTTTGGCTATTGGATCCTCCCGTGGGAATATATATCAGTATGACTTAAGAATGCTGAAATCTCCCGTGAACACCATCAGTGCCCACAGAACATCTGTGCAGTGTATAGCATTTCAGTGCTCCACATCTCTGTCGAAG GCAAGTTTAAATAAAGGCAGCTCAAATAAAGCCACAGCAGTGAACAAACGGAGTGTTCCTGTGAGCAGCGGCAGTGGGGCTGCCCAGAATTCTGGAATTGTCAGAGAAGCACCCAGCCCTTCCATTGCCACAGTTCTCCCACAGCCCGTGACGACAGCTCTGGGCAGAGGAGCAGGGGCTGCTCAGGACGAAGCAG GTTTGACTCGAAgcaaaaatacagatattttatcTAAGGAAACAGATGCTGGAAAAAGTCAGGATTTCTCCGGCTTTGATGATACTGGGAAGAGTAGTTTAGGTGACATGTTCTCACCAATTAGAGATG ATGCTGTAGTCAACAAAGGAGGTGATGAATCTGTAGGCAAAGGAGATG GCCTTGACTTTCTATCACAGCTAAACTCAGTGTTCCCCTGGAAGAATGCAGGTGCCTCCAGCACGCTGGTGCTGCACTCCAGCCCACTTAACGTCCTCATGGGGTCtccagggaaagaagaaaatgaaagccatGAGCTGTCAGCCGAGACTAAGAGAGCATACCTAGGGAAGCAGGAACCTAAGGACTCCTTGAAGCAG TTTACAAAGTTGATTTCTTCTGGTGCTGAACCTGGAATTCTAAATACCTGTCCATCGTCCAACCAATCAAGAAATCTTGAAAAATTTGAAAAGCCAGAAAAAGATATTGAAGCCCAGTTGATACATGAACCCTCAGTCAATGGATCCTCACCTACAG TACCAAAGGCAGCATCCTCCGTCACTGCTGGAGTAGCCAGTTCACTCTCAGAAAAAATAGTCGATACCCTTGGGAACAGTCGGCCAAGTGCGCCACTTACCTCAGTCCAGATCCGCTTCATTCAGAACATGATCCAAGAAACTCTGGATGACTTCAG agaAGCTTGCCATAGGGACATTGTGAATTTGCAAGTGGAAATGA
- the Nedd1 gene encoding protein NEDD1 isoform X3, whose protein sequence is MYLASGGLNNTVNIWDLKSKRLHRSLKDHKREVTCVAYNWNDCYIASGSLSGEIILHSVTTNTSSTPFGHGSKQPVRHLKYSLFRKSLLGSVSDSGVVTLWDVNSQSSYHNFDSTHKAPASGICFSPVNELLFVTIGLDKRIILYDTSSKKLVKTLVANTPLTAVDFMPDGATLAIGSSRGNIYQYDLRMLKSPVNTISAHRTSVQCIAFQCSTSLSKASLNKGSSNKATAVNKRSVPVSSGSGAAQNSGIVREAPSPSIATVLPQPVTTALGRGAGAAQDEAGLTRSKNTDILSKETDAGKSQDFSGFDDTGKSSLGDMFSPIRDDAVVNKGGDESVGKGDGLDFLSQLNSVFPWKNAGASSTLVLHSSPLNVLMGSPGKEENESHELSAETKRAYLGKQEPKDSLKQFTKLISSGAEPGILNTCPSSNQSRNLEKFEKPEKDIEAQLIHEPSVNGSSPTVPKAASSVTAGVASSLSEKIVDTLGNSRPSAPLTSVQIRFIQNMIQETLDDFREACHRDIVNLQVEMIKQFHIQLNEVHSLLERYSVNEGLVAEIERLREENKRLRAHF, encoded by the exons ATGTATTTGGCAAGTGGAGGCCTAAATAACACTGTTAATATTTGGGATTTAAAGTCAAAACGACTACATCGGTCTCTTAAG GATCATAAACGTGAAGTAACTTGTGTGGCATACAATTGGAATGACTGTTACATTGCTTCTGGGTCTCTCAGTGGTGAGATTATCTTACACAGTGTAACCACTAATACATCAAGCACGCCTTTTGGCCATGGGAGTAAGCAG CCTGTCCGGCACCTGAAGTACTCCTTGTTTAGAAAGTCTCTCTTGGGCAGCGTTTCCGATAGTGGAGTAGTGACTCTCTGGGATGTGAACAGTCAGAGTTCATACCACAACTTTGACAGTACACACAAGGCTCCAGCTTCAGGCATCTGCTTCTCTCCTGTCAATGAACTGCTGTTTGTAACCATAGGCCTGGATAAAAGAATCATCCTCTATGACACTTCAAGTAAGAA GCTAGTGAAAACCTTAGTGGCCAACACTCCTCTGACTGCAGTAGATTTTATGCCGGATGGAGCCACTTTGGCTATTGGATCCTCCCGTGGGAATATATATCAGTATGACTTAAGAATGCTGAAATCTCCCGTGAACACCATCAGTGCCCACAGAACATCTGTGCAGTGTATAGCATTTCAGTGCTCCACATCTCTGTCGAAG GCAAGTTTAAATAAAGGCAGCTCAAATAAAGCCACAGCAGTGAACAAACGGAGTGTTCCTGTGAGCAGCGGCAGTGGGGCTGCCCAGAATTCTGGAATTGTCAGAGAAGCACCCAGCCCTTCCATTGCCACAGTTCTCCCACAGCCCGTGACGACAGCTCTGGGCAGAGGAGCAGGGGCTGCTCAGGACGAAGCAG GTTTGACTCGAAgcaaaaatacagatattttatcTAAGGAAACAGATGCTGGAAAAAGTCAGGATTTCTCCGGCTTTGATGATACTGGGAAGAGTAGTTTAGGTGACATGTTCTCACCAATTAGAGATG ATGCTGTAGTCAACAAAGGAGGTGATGAATCTGTAGGCAAAGGAGATG GCCTTGACTTTCTATCACAGCTAAACTCAGTGTTCCCCTGGAAGAATGCAGGTGCCTCCAGCACGCTGGTGCTGCACTCCAGCCCACTTAACGTCCTCATGGGGTCtccagggaaagaagaaaatgaaagccatGAGCTGTCAGCCGAGACTAAGAGAGCATACCTAGGGAAGCAGGAACCTAAGGACTCCTTGAAGCAG TTTACAAAGTTGATTTCTTCTGGTGCTGAACCTGGAATTCTAAATACCTGTCCATCGTCCAACCAATCAAGAAATCTTGAAAAATTTGAAAAGCCAGAAAAAGATATTGAAGCCCAGTTGATACATGAACCCTCAGTCAATGGATCCTCACCTACAG TACCAAAGGCAGCATCCTCCGTCACTGCTGGAGTAGCCAGTTCACTCTCAGAAAAAATAGTCGATACCCTTGGGAACAGTCGGCCAAGTGCGCCACTTACCTCAGTCCAGATCCGCTTCATTCAGAACATGATCCAAGAAACTCTGGATGACTTCAG agaAGCTTGCCATAGGGACATTGTGAATTTGCAAGTGGAAATGA